GCCAAGGCACGATCGAGGCTGGTCACCGATTCCGCCAGCTTTACGGACGTTTGCTCGTGCCTGTGGTTGCGCAGTGCGATCTCGGCCTGGAACCGCTTGATCTGGCCGATCGCCAGATGATGTGCGGGATTGTCGGGAGTCGCGGCACACGACTTGGCCAGTTCGGCCAAACTCCGCTCGAAGGCCACATTGGCATCTCGGGTGTTGCCCTCCAGGATGAAACGCGAACCCAATTCCGACATCATCGCCGCGTACGTATCTCGCACCGAAGCATCGCATTCTGCGGATGCGAGGGCTTGTGCGACGGTAGCGTTTCCTTGCGCTACCGAGTCGGAATTGCTTGCAGATACATCCTGTTGATCCAGTAGGCATGTGTAAAAGAACAAGGCCATGGCCAGCGAATGTCGATACTGCGGCTGCTCTGGGAATTCTCGAATGGCGTGTCTCCATTCAGCAATACTTGCTTCGAGGAATCGGCTCGCATCCTTGTATTCGGCAAGTTGCACGGCCTGAAGTCCGCGAATGCAGAGAGCTCCTGCATGCACGGCGACATCTTGCGAAGCAAGCCCACGCTCGACGCTATGCTTATAGAATTCATTCAACAGGGAGCGCACGTGGCGGCCGGTCATGCGCGAGGACTCGCTGTTCGCGGCCGTCGAAAGCATCGAGACCCAACCCAGCTCCATCAGAGCGTGGTGTGAATCGAGCAACTGTTGTCGGGCGTGCGAGGCCTGCCCGGCCGCCACGAGCTCGTGTTGCAACGATTGCCAGGCGAGCTGATTGGCTTTGCGGGCCTGCCACACGGCGGTCATCGAGCCGAGCAACACGGCAAGGAACGCGACGGCAAGCGAGCTGGCCAACGCCGGGCGTCGAGCGCACCAACGTGCGAGAGTCTTGACGGGGTCCAAGGGACGAGCTCGCACCGGTCTGGCATCGAGAAAGCGCGTCAAATCATCGCGCAGTTCGAGGGCCGAGCGATAACGCTCGGCAGGTTGCTTGGCCAGACATTTCAGGCAAATCGCTTGCAAATCGAGGGGCACGCGGCGTGCTTGGAGTTTCGTGGAACTGGCGTCTTCGTTTTGAATTCGCCAGAGCGTGTCGCGGACGTTGGCATCGGCAAAGGGGGGCTCGCCAGCCAGCAGTTGGAACAGGACTGCGCCCAGCGCGTACACGTCGGTGCCGACCCCCACGTCGCGTTCCTGCCCGGCCGCCTGTTCGGGGGCCATGTAGCGCGGCGTGCCGACTGGTTCCACGACCGACATATCGGAGAGATCCTCTGTCAGCGATCGCGCCAGACCAAAATCGGTCAGCCGGGGATTAATGCCGGGCTCGTCGGAGTCGTGCGATCTGGTCTCCTGGCAGAGGACATTAGCGGGCTTGATATCGCGATGGAGGATGCCGCATTGGTGCGCGTGCGCAACGGCGTCGGCGAGGGGGGCCATGATTCTGGCCGCCACCTTGGCGGAAACAGCCCCGCCTTGGCTGTCGAGCCATTCGGCCAAGGTCGGCCCGGGACAATAGGCGCTGGCGATATAGACGAGTGACTCGATTTCTCCCGCTTCGTACACAGGCACGATCTGTGGATGATCGAGCCGTGCCGCCGCTTCGGCTTCGGCCAACCAGATACGTTGAATGCGGCGAATGGCGGCAAATTTGGGGCGGGGAATCTTCAGCGCGACGTGCCGATTGAGCGTTGGGTCGATGGCCAAAAAGACCCAGCCGAAACCTCCCTCACCCAGGGCACGTTCGAGTCGATAGCGACCAAAAGAAGACTCGACAAGTTGGCATTCATTCGCTTCGCTCGGCTGTCCGGCCGAGCGCATGTGCTCGATAGCGACCCGCAAGGTGGCCAGCGAAGGGCAGGAAAGGCCGGAGTTAGCGGCGTCCTCGGCCAGCGTACGCAAGATCGACTCGGCGGTGGGATCGTTGTCGAGCATCGAGACACCTACGCATCGGGAAACTTGCGACGGAATTCCTTGGCGAAGCGTGCCATGGCGCGTTTGAAACGCATGCGAGCCGCGTCGGAAGTACAGCCGGAGAGCGCGGCCACCTGAGGCCATTCGAGGTGGTCCCAATAGCGTTGACGGATGGCAACCTGCTCGTCGGGATCGAGGCACTCGAGCACCCCCTCGACGCGACGGCGCATTTCCTCGTCATCCAGAGTTTTCAGCGCGTCGTCATTTGGCGATACGACCAGTTGTGCTAATCGCTGCCAGGAGTGCTGTTCACCAAGGGAGAGTTCGCGGCGGATATTGCGTTTTTTGGGCCGGTAATAGTGCTTGTGGCTGGCCGAGACTTCCGCCTGGAGTAACTCTCGGAGGCGATTTGAGAATTCATCATCGTCGAGTTCGCGAAACTCGTCGGCCCGCATCAAGACGGCGCGCAGCGTGTTTTGCACGAGGTCGGAGGTATCGAGCTTGCGGCGGAGGGGATCGTTCGGAGCGCGGCGTGCCCACAGGCGCAAGAAGGGACGATAGGCCTCGAGCAACTCGGCGAGCGCCTCGCGAGACCCGCTACGAACCTCTGCCAACAAACGGCGTTTGCGGCGTTCGAAGGGGGGAGTGACCTCGCTCGTCGAATCGTCCGTCATG
This portion of the Pirellulales bacterium genome encodes:
- a CDS encoding sigma-70 family RNA polymerase sigma factor, whose translation is MTDDSTSEVTPPFERRKRRLLAEVRSGSREALAELLEAYRPFLRLWARRAPNDPLRRKLDTSDLVQNTLRAVLMRADEFRELDDDEFSNRLRELLQAEVSASHKHYYRPKKRNIRRELSLGEQHSWQRLAQLVVSPNDDALKTLDDEEMRRRVEGVLECLDPDEQVAIRQRYWDHLEWPQVAALSGCTSDAARMRFKRAMARFAKEFRRKFPDA
- a CDS encoding protein kinase, producing the protein MLDNDPTAESILRTLAEDAANSGLSCPSLATLRVAIEHMRSAGQPSEANECQLVESSFGRYRLERALGEGGFGWVFLAIDPTLNRHVALKIPRPKFAAIRRIQRIWLAEAEAAARLDHPQIVPVYEAGEIESLVYIASAYCPGPTLAEWLDSQGGAVSAKVAARIMAPLADAVAHAHQCGILHRDIKPANVLCQETRSHDSDEPGINPRLTDFGLARSLTEDLSDMSVVEPVGTPRYMAPEQAAGQERDVGVGTDVYALGAVLFQLLAGEPPFADANVRDTLWRIQNEDASSTKLQARRVPLDLQAICLKCLAKQPAERYRSALELRDDLTRFLDARPVRARPLDPVKTLARWCARRPALASSLAVAFLAVLLGSMTAVWQARKANQLAWQSLQHELVAAGQASHARQQLLDSHHALMELGWVSMLSTAANSESSRMTGRHVRSLLNEFYKHSVERGLASQDVAVHAGALCIRGLQAVQLAEYKDASRFLEASIAEWRHAIREFPEQPQYRHSLAMALFFYTCLLDQQDVSASNSDSVAQGNATVAQALASAECDASVRDTYAAMMSELGSRFILEGNTRDANVAFERSLAELAKSCAATPDNPAHHLAIGQIKRFQAEIALRNHRHEQTSVKLAESVTSLDRALALDSSNLWIRENLGATYVLFGQLHQDQRSQEAVSYFERAVAEFEFVIARAGPRADLSQSLVSATAELTRLYQENGDFKRALACYERRVELQASLERQGSLNPPHMIEYAFTCYDYAELAVRRKRTDLAQQQYAKAQELFSQLHRRRKLSANGLAAWAQCLVFAGDQAALADRDAEAAEHYRQALERLDHSLERRPDHEPVLQRRRAVETRLTRLAQSASAPQE